From a single Arachis hypogaea cultivar Tifrunner chromosome 3, arahy.Tifrunner.gnm2.J5K5, whole genome shotgun sequence genomic region:
- the LOC112734819 gene encoding putative ABC transporter C family member 15 isoform X2, translated as MAIVDTLLVTANVAFFYAILIWLLLHTLRQSKLRRAVFLQQGPKFFSIITLLFNFILTLLTIAFAVHEYRTNKIVRYSSVTFALTWVMASLVSFYSMKKTTRDNKRFPFVLVLWWVWASIIEAISVSIGLMKNNFEYLDFWNFLSEDDNIVGVVSLPMLLLLLCLNLCAREEQHNTDMEQLLVHPGEEEDDDEDGENFTNAGIWSQLTFRWLNPIFRKGRVQKLELAHIPDVPHSETAENASSLLEESLRKQKLEGASLTKAITSSVWKSLALNAVFAGVNTIASYMGPLLITYFVNFLVDDNSNSSIQCGLILAFIFFLSKTLESLSQRQWYFGAQRIGIRVRAALMTLIYSKSLMIKCAGPTHGKIINLVNMDVERIGDFCWYIHGVWLLPVQVILALVILYINLGFLPSISALAVTILVMVCNTPLANMQEKLHSKIMEAKDTRIKMTSEIMKNMRILKLHSWESTFLQKLLQLRDTEKSWLQKYLYTCSAVATLFWTSPTLVSVVTFGICILVNTELTAATVLSALATFRILQEPIYNLPELISMIAQTKVSLDRIQELINEEDQNQFMNKHTSKDSSIVIEIKPSEYAWETSDGTNKKPTIQITENLKIKKGQKVAVCGSVGSGKSSLLCCMLGEIPLVSGTLIKVYGTRSYVPQSPWIQSGTIRENILFGKEMNKDFYESVLDGCALHQDINMWGDGDLNLVEERGINLSGGQKQRIQLARAVYNDSDIYFLDDPFSAVDAHTGTHLFKKCLMQLLSEKTVVYATHQLEFLEAADLILVMKDGKIVESGRYKELIACPNCEFVRQMAAHEETINQINPWHEENSISCRPLQKNQIEVAEENLQESISNWKRNKEEEAETGRVKWSVYSTFVTSAYRGSLVPVILLCQILFQVMQMGSNYWISWAAEQTGRVTKRMLMGTFVLLSGGSSIFILGRTVLMAVVAVETAQRLFHGMITSVFRAPVSFFDTTPSSRILSRSSTDQSTIDTDIPYRLAGLVFALIQLLSIIMLMSQVAWQVILVFLVVFAISIWYQAYYITTARELARMVGIRKAPILHHFSESIAGAATIRCFNQEQIFMTKIKDLVDEYSRVAFHNYATMEWLSVRINFLFNLVFYFVLIILVTLPRSAIDPSLAGLVATYGLNLNVLQAWVIWNLCNVENKMISVERILQFSSIPSEAPLIIQDCRPEPEWPMEGKIELQNIHIRYDPAGPMVLKGVTCTFPGRKKIGVVGRTGSGKSTLVQALFRVVEPLEGKILIDGVHISKIGLQDLRSKLGIIPQDPTLFLGTVRTNLDPLEQHADKELWEVLKKCHLAEIVRQDPRLLDAPVAENGENWSVGQRQLVCLARLLLKKRRILVLDEATASIDTATDNLIQKTIREETSECTVITVAHRIPTVIDNDLVLVLDEGTIAEYDEPDQLLQNNTSSFSKLVSEFLRRSSPK; from the exons ATGGCCATTGTGGATACTCTGCTTGTAACAGCCAATGTGGCATTCTTCTATGCAATTCTGATATGGCTGCTTCTTCACACTTTGAGACAAAGCAAGCTTCGACGTGCTGTGTTTCTCCAACAAGGACCAAAGTTCTTCTCCATTATCACTCTCctattcaattttattcttaCCCTTTTAACTATAGCTTTTGCAGTTCATGAATATAGGACTAATAAAATAGTGAGATATAGTTCTGTTACATTTGCTCTAACATGGGTTATGGCAAGCTTGGTTTCATTCTATTCAATGAAGAAGACAACAAGAGACAACAAAAGATTCCCTTTTGTTCTGGTTCTCTGGTGGGTCTGGGCCAGTATCATAGAAGCAATCTCAGTTTCTATTGGACTAATGAAGAACAACTTTGAATACTTGGACTTCTGGAATTTCTTGTCTGAGGATGATAACATAGTTGGTGTGGTTTCCTTGCCTATGTTGTTGTTGCTTTTGTGTTTGAATTTATGTGCAAGAGAAGAACAACACAACACTGACATGGAACAGCTCTTGGTTCACcctggagaagaagaagatgatgatgaagatggagAGAACTTCACAAATGCAGGCATTTGGAGCCAACTCACATTTCGATGGCTGAATCCCATTTTTAGAAAGGGTCGAGTTCAGAAGCTTGAGCTTGCTCACATTCCTGATGTTCCTCATTCTGAAACTGCAGAAAATGCTTCTTCCTTATTGGAAGAATCGCTTCGCAAACAGAAACTTGAAGGGGCTTCCTTGACTAAAGCTATAACCAGTTCTGTGTGGAAGTCCTTGGCTTTAAATGCAGTTTTTGCCG GGGTTAATACAATTGCATCTTATATGGGTCCATTGTTGATTACATACTTTGTCAATTTCTTGGTGGATGATAATTCCAATTCAAGCATCCAATGTGGCctcattcttgcattcatattcTTCCTCTCAAAGACATTGGAGTCACTGAGCCAAAGACAATGGTACTTTGGTGCTCAGAGAATTGGAATTCGAGTGCGCGCGGCTCTTATGACTCTAATTTACAGCAAGTCCTTAATGATCAAGTGTGCAGGGCCAACCCATGGAAAAATCATAAACTTGGTGAATATGGATGTTGAAAGAATTGGGGATTTCTGCTGGTACATTCATGGAGTTTGGTTGCTTCCCGTTCAGGTTATTTTGGCCTTAGTGATATTGTACATAAACTTGGGATTCTTGCCTTCAATTTCTGCACTTGCTGTCACCATTTTGGTTATGGTGTGTAACACACCTTTGGCCAATATGCAAGAAAAATTACACTCCAAGATCATGGAAGCTAAGGATACAAGAATCAAGATGACTTCAGAGATAATGAAGAACATGAGGATACTGAAATTGCATTCATGGGAATCAACATTCTTACAGAAACTTCTCCAATTGAGAGACACTGAGAAGAGTTGGCTGCAGAAGTACCTCTACACTTGCTCAGCAGTAGCCACTCTTTTCTGGACTTCTCCAACTTTGGTTTCTGTTGTTACTTTCGGCATATGCATACTGGTGAACACAGAACTGACTGCGGCTACTGTCCTCTCAGCCTTGGCAACTTTTCGGATTCTGCAGGAACCAATCTACAATCTTCCAGAGCTGATTTCTATGATAGCTCAAACAAAAGTCTCTCTTGATCGAATCCAAGAGTTGATCAATGAAGAGGACCAGAACCAGTTTATGAACAAGCACACTTCGAAAGATTCATCAATTGTTATTGAAATCAAGCCAAGTGAATATGCATGGGAAACAAGTGATGGAACCAACAAGAAACCAACAATTCAAATCACAGAAAACTTGAAGATAAAGAAAGGTCAGAAGGTAGCAGTTTGTGGTTCAGTGGGGTCTGGAAAATCAAGCTTACTTTGTTGTATGCTTGGTGAGATTCCATTGGTTTCCGGGACATTGATCAAAGTCTATGGAACAAGAAGTTATGTGCCACAGAGTCCCTGGATTCAATCAGGAACAATAAGAGAAAATATCCTGTTTGGAAAGGAAATGAACAAGGACTTCTATGAAAGTGTTTTGGATGGCTGTGCTTTGCATCAAGATATCAACATGTGGGGTGATGGAGATTTGAATCTTGTGGAGGAGAGGGGCATAAACTTAAGTGGAGGCCAGAAACAACGGATTCAACTCGCAAGAGCTGTTTACAATGATTCAGATATTTACTTCCTTGATGATCCTTTCAGTGCAGTTGATGCTCATACCGGAACTCATTTATTTAAA AAATGCCTTATGCAACTTTTGTCTGAGAAGACAGTTGTTTATGCTACTCATCAACTAGAATTTTTGGAAGCTGCAGATTTAATTCTG GTAATGAAAGATGGAAAAATAGTGGAGTCAGGAAGGTATAAAGAACTCATAGCATGTCCCAACTGTGAATTTGTTCGACAAATGGCTGCTCATGAAGAAACAATAAACCAAATAAATCCATGGCATGAAGAGAACTCAATTAGCTGCAGGCCCCTTCAAAAGAATCAAATTGAAGTTGCTGAAGAGAATCTTCAAGAAAGCATAAGCAATTGGaagagaaacaaagaagaagaagcggaGACCGGTCGAGTGAAATGGAGTGTTTACTCAACCTTTGTCACATCTGCATATAGAGGATCACTTGTTCCGGTCATTCTTCTCTGCCAGATTCTGTTTCAAGTGATGCAAATGGGAAGCAATTATTGGATTTCTTGGGCTGCAGAACAAACTGGGAGGGTAACCAAAAGGATGCTTATGGGAACATTTGTTCTTCTTTCTGGTGGAAGCTCTATCTTTATACTTGGAAGGACTGTTTTGATGGCAGTGGTGGCTGTTGAGACAGCTCAGCGTCTTTTTCATGGAATGATTACATCTGTTTTCAGAGCACCTGTTTCATTTTTTGATACCACACCTTCAAGCAGAATCCTCAGTAGG TCATCAACAGATCAAAGTACAATTGACACAGACATACCATACAGATTAGCAGGGCTAGTGTTTGCACTAATTCAGTTGTTGAGTATTATCATGCTAATGTCGCAGGTCGCGTGGCAAGTCATCCTTGTGTTTCTTGTGGTGTTTGCTATCTCCATATGGTATCAG GCTTATTACATTACTACTGCCAGGGAATTAGCCAGGATGGTAGGGATCAGAAAAGCCCCAATCTTGCATCATTTCTCAGAATCTATTGCTGGGGCCGCCACGATTCGTTGTTTCAATCAAGAACAAATATTCATGACCAAAATCAAGGATCTTGTTGATGAATACTCTAGAGTAGCCTTTCATAATTATGCCACCATGGAATGGTTGTCAGTCCGGATCAATTTTCTCTTCAATCTAGTCTTCTACTTTGTTCTCATCATCTTGGTTACTCTGCCAAGGTCTGCCATTGATCCCA GCTTGGCAGGTCTGGTAGCTACTTATGGTTTGAACTTGAATGTACTTCAGGCTTGGGTCATATGGAACCTTTGCAATGTTGAGAACAAGATGATATCTGTTGAGAGAATATTGCAATTCTCTAGCATACCAAGTGAAGCACCACTGATAATCCAAGATTGTAGGCCTGAACCAGAGTGGCCTATGGAAGGGAAAATTGAGCTTCAGAATATTCATATTCGGTATGATCCGGCTGGTCCTATGGTTCTCAAAGGTGTCACTTGCACATTCCCGGGGCGAAAGAAGATCGGAGTAGTAGGGAGGACAGGGAGTGGAAAATCAACTCTGGTGCAAGCCCTTTTTCGAGTGGTGGAGCCTTTGGAAGGAAAGATACTAATAGATGGAGTACATATTTCCAAGATTGGTCTGCAGGATTTAAGATCTAAGCTTGGTATAATTCCTCAAGACCCAACCTTGTTTCTAGGTACTGTTAGGACTAACTTGGATCCTCTAGAACAACATGCGGATAAAGAACTCTGGGAG GTTCTCAAGAAGTGCCATCTTGCTGAAATTGTAAGGCAGGATCCAAGACTTCTTGATGCACCAG TGGCTGAGAATGGAGAAAATTGGAGCGTTGGACAAAGGCAACTCGTTTGTCTTGCTAGGCTGCTATTGAAAAAGAGAAGGATTTTGGTTCTAGATGAGGCAACAGCATCTATTGACACTGCAACTGACAATTTAATTCAAAAGACTATTAGAGAAGAAACTAGTGAATGCACAGTGATTACTGTAGCACATAGAATCCCTACAGTTATTGATAATGACTTGGTTTTGGTCCTTGATGAAG GGACAATTGCAGAGTATGATGAACCAGATCAGTTGCTGCAGAACAATACTTCATCTTTCTCAAAGTTGGTTTCAGAATTTTTGAGGAGATCATCCCCCAAGTAG
- the LOC112734819 gene encoding putative ABC transporter C family member 15 isoform X1, producing MFTLLLSSLNFPVFPSTSTMAIVDTLLVTANVAFFYAILIWLLLHTLRQSKLRRAVFLQQGPKFFSIITLLFNFILTLLTIAFAVHEYRTNKIVRYSSVTFALTWVMASLVSFYSMKKTTRDNKRFPFVLVLWWVWASIIEAISVSIGLMKNNFEYLDFWNFLSEDDNIVGVVSLPMLLLLLCLNLCAREEQHNTDMEQLLVHPGEEEDDDEDGENFTNAGIWSQLTFRWLNPIFRKGRVQKLELAHIPDVPHSETAENASSLLEESLRKQKLEGASLTKAITSSVWKSLALNAVFAGVNTIASYMGPLLITYFVNFLVDDNSNSSIQCGLILAFIFFLSKTLESLSQRQWYFGAQRIGIRVRAALMTLIYSKSLMIKCAGPTHGKIINLVNMDVERIGDFCWYIHGVWLLPVQVILALVILYINLGFLPSISALAVTILVMVCNTPLANMQEKLHSKIMEAKDTRIKMTSEIMKNMRILKLHSWESTFLQKLLQLRDTEKSWLQKYLYTCSAVATLFWTSPTLVSVVTFGICILVNTELTAATVLSALATFRILQEPIYNLPELISMIAQTKVSLDRIQELINEEDQNQFMNKHTSKDSSIVIEIKPSEYAWETSDGTNKKPTIQITENLKIKKGQKVAVCGSVGSGKSSLLCCMLGEIPLVSGTLIKVYGTRSYVPQSPWIQSGTIRENILFGKEMNKDFYESVLDGCALHQDINMWGDGDLNLVEERGINLSGGQKQRIQLARAVYNDSDIYFLDDPFSAVDAHTGTHLFKKCLMQLLSEKTVVYATHQLEFLEAADLILVMKDGKIVESGRYKELIACPNCEFVRQMAAHEETINQINPWHEENSISCRPLQKNQIEVAEENLQESISNWKRNKEEEAETGRVKWSVYSTFVTSAYRGSLVPVILLCQILFQVMQMGSNYWISWAAEQTGRVTKRMLMGTFVLLSGGSSIFILGRTVLMAVVAVETAQRLFHGMITSVFRAPVSFFDTTPSSRILSRSSTDQSTIDTDIPYRLAGLVFALIQLLSIIMLMSQVAWQVILVFLVVFAISIWYQAYYITTARELARMVGIRKAPILHHFSESIAGAATIRCFNQEQIFMTKIKDLVDEYSRVAFHNYATMEWLSVRINFLFNLVFYFVLIILVTLPRSAIDPSLAGLVATYGLNLNVLQAWVIWNLCNVENKMISVERILQFSSIPSEAPLIIQDCRPEPEWPMEGKIELQNIHIRYDPAGPMVLKGVTCTFPGRKKIGVVGRTGSGKSTLVQALFRVVEPLEGKILIDGVHISKIGLQDLRSKLGIIPQDPTLFLGTVRTNLDPLEQHADKELWEVLKKCHLAEIVRQDPRLLDAPVAENGENWSVGQRQLVCLARLLLKKRRILVLDEATASIDTATDNLIQKTIREETSECTVITVAHRIPTVIDNDLVLVLDEGTIAEYDEPDQLLQNNTSSFSKLVSEFLRRSSPK from the exons ATGTTTACTCTTCTGCTGTCTTCTCTGAACTTTCCAGTGTTTCCTTCAACTTCAACCATGGCCATTGTGGATACTCTGCTTGTAACAGCCAATGTGGCATTCTTCTATGCAATTCTGATATGGCTGCTTCTTCACACTTTGAGACAAAGCAAGCTTCGACGTGCTGTGTTTCTCCAACAAGGACCAAAGTTCTTCTCCATTATCACTCTCctattcaattttattcttaCCCTTTTAACTATAGCTTTTGCAGTTCATGAATATAGGACTAATAAAATAGTGAGATATAGTTCTGTTACATTTGCTCTAACATGGGTTATGGCAAGCTTGGTTTCATTCTATTCAATGAAGAAGACAACAAGAGACAACAAAAGATTCCCTTTTGTTCTGGTTCTCTGGTGGGTCTGGGCCAGTATCATAGAAGCAATCTCAGTTTCTATTGGACTAATGAAGAACAACTTTGAATACTTGGACTTCTGGAATTTCTTGTCTGAGGATGATAACATAGTTGGTGTGGTTTCCTTGCCTATGTTGTTGTTGCTTTTGTGTTTGAATTTATGTGCAAGAGAAGAACAACACAACACTGACATGGAACAGCTCTTGGTTCACcctggagaagaagaagatgatgatgaagatggagAGAACTTCACAAATGCAGGCATTTGGAGCCAACTCACATTTCGATGGCTGAATCCCATTTTTAGAAAGGGTCGAGTTCAGAAGCTTGAGCTTGCTCACATTCCTGATGTTCCTCATTCTGAAACTGCAGAAAATGCTTCTTCCTTATTGGAAGAATCGCTTCGCAAACAGAAACTTGAAGGGGCTTCCTTGACTAAAGCTATAACCAGTTCTGTGTGGAAGTCCTTGGCTTTAAATGCAGTTTTTGCCG GGGTTAATACAATTGCATCTTATATGGGTCCATTGTTGATTACATACTTTGTCAATTTCTTGGTGGATGATAATTCCAATTCAAGCATCCAATGTGGCctcattcttgcattcatattcTTCCTCTCAAAGACATTGGAGTCACTGAGCCAAAGACAATGGTACTTTGGTGCTCAGAGAATTGGAATTCGAGTGCGCGCGGCTCTTATGACTCTAATTTACAGCAAGTCCTTAATGATCAAGTGTGCAGGGCCAACCCATGGAAAAATCATAAACTTGGTGAATATGGATGTTGAAAGAATTGGGGATTTCTGCTGGTACATTCATGGAGTTTGGTTGCTTCCCGTTCAGGTTATTTTGGCCTTAGTGATATTGTACATAAACTTGGGATTCTTGCCTTCAATTTCTGCACTTGCTGTCACCATTTTGGTTATGGTGTGTAACACACCTTTGGCCAATATGCAAGAAAAATTACACTCCAAGATCATGGAAGCTAAGGATACAAGAATCAAGATGACTTCAGAGATAATGAAGAACATGAGGATACTGAAATTGCATTCATGGGAATCAACATTCTTACAGAAACTTCTCCAATTGAGAGACACTGAGAAGAGTTGGCTGCAGAAGTACCTCTACACTTGCTCAGCAGTAGCCACTCTTTTCTGGACTTCTCCAACTTTGGTTTCTGTTGTTACTTTCGGCATATGCATACTGGTGAACACAGAACTGACTGCGGCTACTGTCCTCTCAGCCTTGGCAACTTTTCGGATTCTGCAGGAACCAATCTACAATCTTCCAGAGCTGATTTCTATGATAGCTCAAACAAAAGTCTCTCTTGATCGAATCCAAGAGTTGATCAATGAAGAGGACCAGAACCAGTTTATGAACAAGCACACTTCGAAAGATTCATCAATTGTTATTGAAATCAAGCCAAGTGAATATGCATGGGAAACAAGTGATGGAACCAACAAGAAACCAACAATTCAAATCACAGAAAACTTGAAGATAAAGAAAGGTCAGAAGGTAGCAGTTTGTGGTTCAGTGGGGTCTGGAAAATCAAGCTTACTTTGTTGTATGCTTGGTGAGATTCCATTGGTTTCCGGGACATTGATCAAAGTCTATGGAACAAGAAGTTATGTGCCACAGAGTCCCTGGATTCAATCAGGAACAATAAGAGAAAATATCCTGTTTGGAAAGGAAATGAACAAGGACTTCTATGAAAGTGTTTTGGATGGCTGTGCTTTGCATCAAGATATCAACATGTGGGGTGATGGAGATTTGAATCTTGTGGAGGAGAGGGGCATAAACTTAAGTGGAGGCCAGAAACAACGGATTCAACTCGCAAGAGCTGTTTACAATGATTCAGATATTTACTTCCTTGATGATCCTTTCAGTGCAGTTGATGCTCATACCGGAACTCATTTATTTAAA AAATGCCTTATGCAACTTTTGTCTGAGAAGACAGTTGTTTATGCTACTCATCAACTAGAATTTTTGGAAGCTGCAGATTTAATTCTG GTAATGAAAGATGGAAAAATAGTGGAGTCAGGAAGGTATAAAGAACTCATAGCATGTCCCAACTGTGAATTTGTTCGACAAATGGCTGCTCATGAAGAAACAATAAACCAAATAAATCCATGGCATGAAGAGAACTCAATTAGCTGCAGGCCCCTTCAAAAGAATCAAATTGAAGTTGCTGAAGAGAATCTTCAAGAAAGCATAAGCAATTGGaagagaaacaaagaagaagaagcggaGACCGGTCGAGTGAAATGGAGTGTTTACTCAACCTTTGTCACATCTGCATATAGAGGATCACTTGTTCCGGTCATTCTTCTCTGCCAGATTCTGTTTCAAGTGATGCAAATGGGAAGCAATTATTGGATTTCTTGGGCTGCAGAACAAACTGGGAGGGTAACCAAAAGGATGCTTATGGGAACATTTGTTCTTCTTTCTGGTGGAAGCTCTATCTTTATACTTGGAAGGACTGTTTTGATGGCAGTGGTGGCTGTTGAGACAGCTCAGCGTCTTTTTCATGGAATGATTACATCTGTTTTCAGAGCACCTGTTTCATTTTTTGATACCACACCTTCAAGCAGAATCCTCAGTAGG TCATCAACAGATCAAAGTACAATTGACACAGACATACCATACAGATTAGCAGGGCTAGTGTTTGCACTAATTCAGTTGTTGAGTATTATCATGCTAATGTCGCAGGTCGCGTGGCAAGTCATCCTTGTGTTTCTTGTGGTGTTTGCTATCTCCATATGGTATCAG GCTTATTACATTACTACTGCCAGGGAATTAGCCAGGATGGTAGGGATCAGAAAAGCCCCAATCTTGCATCATTTCTCAGAATCTATTGCTGGGGCCGCCACGATTCGTTGTTTCAATCAAGAACAAATATTCATGACCAAAATCAAGGATCTTGTTGATGAATACTCTAGAGTAGCCTTTCATAATTATGCCACCATGGAATGGTTGTCAGTCCGGATCAATTTTCTCTTCAATCTAGTCTTCTACTTTGTTCTCATCATCTTGGTTACTCTGCCAAGGTCTGCCATTGATCCCA GCTTGGCAGGTCTGGTAGCTACTTATGGTTTGAACTTGAATGTACTTCAGGCTTGGGTCATATGGAACCTTTGCAATGTTGAGAACAAGATGATATCTGTTGAGAGAATATTGCAATTCTCTAGCATACCAAGTGAAGCACCACTGATAATCCAAGATTGTAGGCCTGAACCAGAGTGGCCTATGGAAGGGAAAATTGAGCTTCAGAATATTCATATTCGGTATGATCCGGCTGGTCCTATGGTTCTCAAAGGTGTCACTTGCACATTCCCGGGGCGAAAGAAGATCGGAGTAGTAGGGAGGACAGGGAGTGGAAAATCAACTCTGGTGCAAGCCCTTTTTCGAGTGGTGGAGCCTTTGGAAGGAAAGATACTAATAGATGGAGTACATATTTCCAAGATTGGTCTGCAGGATTTAAGATCTAAGCTTGGTATAATTCCTCAAGACCCAACCTTGTTTCTAGGTACTGTTAGGACTAACTTGGATCCTCTAGAACAACATGCGGATAAAGAACTCTGGGAG GTTCTCAAGAAGTGCCATCTTGCTGAAATTGTAAGGCAGGATCCAAGACTTCTTGATGCACCAG TGGCTGAGAATGGAGAAAATTGGAGCGTTGGACAAAGGCAACTCGTTTGTCTTGCTAGGCTGCTATTGAAAAAGAGAAGGATTTTGGTTCTAGATGAGGCAACAGCATCTATTGACACTGCAACTGACAATTTAATTCAAAAGACTATTAGAGAAGAAACTAGTGAATGCACAGTGATTACTGTAGCACATAGAATCCCTACAGTTATTGATAATGACTTGGTTTTGGTCCTTGATGAAG GGACAATTGCAGAGTATGATGAACCAGATCAGTTGCTGCAGAACAATACTTCATCTTTCTCAAAGTTGGTTTCAGAATTTTTGAGGAGATCATCCCCCAAGTAG
- the LOC112734818 gene encoding trihelix transcription factor GT-4, producing the protein MYLSEKPRPIDFYKEESSTRDMIIEVVSNGAADLPPPPSHQQQQMILGDSSGGEDPEVEIKAPKKRAETWVHEETRTLIALRREMDALFNTSKSNKHLWEQISSKMRDKGFDRSPTMCTDKWRNLLKEFKKAKHNDGAGGGGGGGGGSGSAKMSYYKEIEEILRDRSKCVQYKSPTPPPPPSSNHKVESFMQFTDKGIEDTSISFGPVEATGRPTLNLERRLDHDGHPLAITTAEAVAASGVPPWNWRETPGNGEEGQSCCGRVISVKWGDYTRRIGIDGASEAIKEAIRAAFRLRTKRAFWLEDEDQIIRSLDRDMPLGNYTLHLDEGMAIKVCLYDESDHIPVHTEEKIFYTEDDYRDFLTRRGWTSLREFDGYRNIDNMDDLRPGAIYRGVT; encoded by the exons ATGTACTTGTCGGAAAAACCCCGACCCATAGATTTCTATAAGGAAGAAAGCAGCACGCGTGACATGATCATCGAGGTCGTCTCCAACGGCGCGGCGGACCTACCTCCTCCGCCGTCCCACCAGCAGCAGCAGATGATCCTGGGTGACAGCAGCGGCGGCGAAGACCCTGAGGTTGAGATCAAGGCGCCAAAGAAGCGCGCGGAGACGTGGGTCCACGAAGAGACTCGAACCCTGATCGCGCTCCGGCGAGAAATGGACGCCCTTTTCAACACTTCTAAGTCCAACAAGCACTTGTGGGAGCAGATTTCTTCGAAGATGAGGGATAAGGGTTTCGATCGCTCGCCGACCATGTGCACCGACAAGTGGAGGAACCTCTTGAAGGAGTTCAAGAAGGCCAAGCACAATGATGGCGCAGGAGGAGGTGGCGGCGGCGGCGGAGGGAGTGGCTCCGCGAAGATGTCGTATTACAAGGAGATTGAGGAGATTTTGAGGGATAGGAGCAAGTGCGTGCAGTATAAGAGCCCCACTCCTCCACCGCCTCCATCATCTAATCACAAAGTTGAATCTTTCATGCAATTCACTGATAAAG GTATTGAGGATACCAGCATCTCTTTTGGTCCAGTTGAAG CTACTGGAAGACCAACACTCAATCTTGAGAGACGTTTGGATCATGATGGGCATCCCCTTGCCATTACAACAGCTGAGGCTGTCGCAGCTAGTGGCGTTCCTCCCTGGAATTGGAGAGAAACTCCTGGAAATG GTGAAGAGGGCCAGTCATGTTGTGGAAGGGTTATATCTGTCAAATGGGGTGATTATACGAGAAGAATAGGTATTGACGGTGCTTCAGAAGCCATCAAGGAGGCCATAAGAGCTGCTTTCCGACTGAGAACTAAACGTGCATTTTGGTTGGAGGATGAGGACCAGATAATCAGAAGTCTTGACCGTGACATGCCTTTAGGAAATTATACTCTTCACCTTGATGAAG GAATGGCCATTAAAGTGTGTCTTTATGACGAGTCTGACCATATCCCTGTGCATACTGAAGAGAAGATCTTCTATACAGAAGATGATTATCGTGATTTTTTGACTCGCCGGGGTTGGACATCTCTAAGAGAATTTGACGGCTATAGGAATATTGATAACATGGATGATCTTCGACCCGGTGCCATATACAGGGGTGTGACTTGA